A window of Candidatus Nitrospira allomarina genomic DNA:
ACTTTGGCTTCATACACGAGAGGAGCGGATCTTCCAATCCGGCGGAAGATCAGACGACGAGGGAGCTCTTGGACCGTTTTTTCCTTTGTTTGTGTTAAATCAGCCGTGTTGTATTTGTAATATGCCAATTCCATGGAACCGAACAGGCCATCATCTTTTTTTAAACGAACATGAGTACCCCGAGCATTATTGGGATCCCCCGGAATGCCATCGGCGACCACGGCGCGAACCATGAGAGAATCGGTGAGGATGGCTTGCGCCCTGATTCCCAGAGAGGTTGCAGGAAAGGTGGACAGGTTGTTTCTGCCACCCGCTCCAAGTTCCGCTCCAGTCCCGAAGGAGCTATTCAGAAAAAGTGTCGACGCGGATACGATGACATCAAACTCTGAGGTGATATCATACAGGCCGGCAAGCAGAGAAACGCGTTTAAAAAGATTGTGCTGGTACCAGGCTTCGAACAGTTTCCATGTATCTGGTGCCGCAATGTTGCTCACCCCTTGGATGTCACCGACATTGTTGCTTGGATCGCCCCCATACAAGCCCAAGCCATACAGAAAAACCGTACCCCTCCAGCTAGGAACTAATTTTTTTATATCGACGGTGAGCAAAAGATCCAGATCGCCGGTGAGAGTGGTTTTTCGATGCACGCCGCCGGATATATTGGAGAGGATATCCATCGTATTGGTGACTTCCAGGAGGAGTCCCTGATCCTTTAAACTTTTTTGGGCAGCCTTTGGTTTTTCGATGATCTTTTCCAATTGTTCAACCGCCTGACTTTCTTCAGAATAGGCTGGCATCGGAATCAACAATACCAAAAGGAATAGTCCATACACGGTTGTAAGAATCATTCTTGTTGGGGAGAGTCTCATGCTGGTGAATCAGGTTCGTACCGGCTTGGACCTTCAGATTTTGTGGATGAGGCTAATGCGTGTGAAATCAAATATTCTATTGATGCCGTAAATCAGCCCGTGAAGGCAGGCAGGGGCAGCACTGGTTTGTGGCCTGCTACCATTCCCCATGTGCGTTTCCCGGTCCCTAGGCTTTTTCATCTTTCTGGTTGGCCAGGGTCGTTAAATAGTAGTCGAGATGTTTGGCGAATAATTGCCGGTCCCGTTGACTCAGGGCCGACGGCCCACCGGTTTCGACACCGCTGGCCCGGAGGGTCTCCATGAAGTCCCGCATCATGAGGCGGGCTTGAATCGTGTCGGGTGAATGCATCTCCCCGCGCGGATCAAGCGCATGCCCACCCTTCGCAATCACCTCGGCGGCAAGCGGAATGTCAGCGGTGATCACCAGGTCGCCGGCCTCGAGCCTTTTCACGATTTCGGAATCCGCCACATCAAATCCATCGGCGACTTGGATGGCCGAAATATAGGGTGACGTCGGGGTATACAAGAGGCGATTGGCGACAAGCGTCACCTGGACCGCCGTCCGGTCTGCGGCGCGAAATAAAATTTCCTTTATCACCTTGGGGCAGGCATCGGCATCAACCCAGATTGGCATGGTCGCCCTTTATAGT
This region includes:
- a CDS encoding carbohydrate porin yields the protein MPAYSEESQAVEQLEKIIEKPKAAQKSLKDQGLLLEVTNTMDILSNISGGVHRKTTLTGDLDLLLTVDIKKLVPSWRGTVFLYGLGLYGGDPSNNVGDIQGVSNIAAPDTWKLFEAWYQHNLFKRVSLLAGLYDITSEFDVIVSASTLFLNSSFGTGAELGAGGRNNLSTFPATSLGIRAQAILTDSLMVRAVVADGIPGDPNNARGTHVRLKKDDGLFGSMELAYYKYNTADLTQTKEKTVQELPRRLIFRRIGRSAPLVYEAKVALGFWGYTTSLDQLNKVNSSGEPVKQNGTFGIYGLAEYDVYYEKDDKDQGLTLFGRAGMADPNVNRISQYYGGGFIYKGLIPGRNIDRTAFGVAAAVNSHEYKQSQRRAGQRVENTEITLECTYSIFVNQNLVIQPDFQYVINPGTVPGRNNAVVVGARLEVNLNN
- a CDS encoding YaiI/YqxD family protein, encoding MPIWVDADACPKVIKEILFRAADRTAVQVTLVANRLLYTPTSPYISAIQVADGFDVADSEIVKRLEAGDLVITADIPLAAEVIAKGGHALDPRGEMHSPDTIQARLMMRDFMETLRASGVETGGPSALSQRDRQLFAKHLDYYLTTLANQKDEKA